From Methylomonas sp. EFPC3, a single genomic window includes:
- a CDS encoding vWA domain-containing protein, with protein sequence MCRLLMAVAACVFAFAGTAARAQPLPATGGDEIQVLIDVSGSMKQNDPDNLRVAAGRLLVELLPDGSRTGLWLFAEKTVPLIASDKVNAAWKQQAGKALANIHSRGLYTHIEDAIRTVLSQGFKGPGRKHLILLTDGFVDISKDIMQSADSRERILSEWIPQLQQQDIQVQTVALSDQADQELLDKLAFETGGWAEVAQSADQLQRSFLKMAQKAAPKTTLPLRDNKFSVDSGIQEFSILVFKTAHAAPTQLALPDGKTLAKQTMAANVSWLESQNYDLITVRQPAVGEWRLLAEVDPDNQVMIVTDLKLQLSQIPNFIGEHDTLAVEAHFTDRDQLITRADFLGMLSLELGLDQSAPQKMAAAGNPGFFQHSLSGLAVGKHTLKFLADGKTFKREIISEIQVVATPITVERQIDAGQRRVRLLLKPDLALLEPAGMVINAQISRDDKQPETRAATAKDGLWELDLTELPPASVTKVSFNVMAKDRHGNPVSPAVKPVAIDDSWFHAEPAAAEEPPQHGEPAVPAAEAGHVAAKEAAHPDTHPEPEPELLPAANWWLVGGVLLAINLLFGLAGFFIYRYLKKSEAEQHQRLLEKLS encoded by the coding sequence ATGTGCAGATTACTGATGGCGGTCGCGGCATGCGTTTTTGCTTTTGCCGGTACTGCGGCCCGAGCGCAACCCTTGCCGGCAACGGGCGGAGACGAGATTCAGGTGCTGATCGACGTCTCCGGCAGCATGAAGCAAAACGATCCGGACAATCTGCGCGTCGCAGCCGGCCGCTTGCTGGTCGAATTGCTGCCGGACGGCAGCCGCACCGGATTGTGGTTGTTTGCCGAAAAGACCGTGCCGCTAATCGCCAGCGATAAGGTCAATGCGGCCTGGAAACAGCAAGCCGGTAAAGCGCTGGCCAACATTCATTCCCGCGGCCTGTACACCCATATCGAAGACGCGATCCGTACCGTTCTCAGCCAAGGCTTCAAAGGCCCCGGCCGCAAGCACTTGATCCTATTGACCGACGGCTTCGTCGATATCTCCAAGGACATCATGCAGAGTGCCGATTCGCGGGAGCGCATTCTCAGCGAATGGATTCCGCAGTTGCAGCAACAAGATATCCAGGTGCAGACTGTCGCGTTGTCCGACCAAGCGGACCAGGAGTTGCTGGACAAACTGGCGTTCGAGACCGGCGGTTGGGCCGAGGTCGCCCAATCCGCCGACCAATTGCAACGTTCGTTTTTGAAGATGGCACAAAAAGCCGCACCGAAAACCACGCTGCCGTTGCGCGACAATAAATTCAGTGTCGACAGCGGCATTCAGGAGTTTTCGATTCTGGTGTTCAAGACCGCGCATGCGGCGCCGACCCAATTGGCCCTGCCGGACGGCAAAACATTGGCGAAGCAGACCATGGCCGCCAATGTGTCGTGGCTGGAAAGCCAGAATTACGATTTGATCACGGTCAGGCAGCCGGCGGTGGGTGAGTGGCGTTTGCTGGCCGAAGTCGATCCGGATAATCAGGTCATGATCGTGACCGACCTCAAGCTACAGCTCAGCCAAATTCCGAATTTTATCGGCGAGCACGACACATTGGCGGTGGAGGCCCACTTTACCGACCGCGATCAGTTGATTACTCGGGCCGATTTTCTCGGCATGTTGAGTTTGGAGTTGGGGTTGGACCAATCTGCGCCGCAGAAAATGGCGGCGGCCGGCAACCCCGGTTTTTTTCAGCATAGTTTGAGCGGGCTGGCGGTTGGTAAGCACACCCTGAAATTCCTCGCCGACGGCAAGACCTTCAAACGCGAAATCATCAGCGAGATTCAAGTGGTAGCGACGCCGATTACTGTGGAGCGGCAGATCGATGCCGGACAGCGGCGGGTACGCCTGTTGTTGAAACCCGATTTGGCGCTGTTGGAGCCGGCCGGCATGGTGATTAACGCCCAAATCAGCCGCGACGATAAACAGCCTGAAACGCGTGCAGCGACCGCAAAAGACGGGCTCTGGGAGTTGGATTTAACCGAATTGCCGCCGGCAAGCGTCACCAAGGTCAGTTTTAACGTAATGGCCAAGGATCGCCATGGCAACCCGGTGTCTCCGGCCGTCAAGCCTGTAGCGATAGACGATAGCTGGTTTCATGCGGAGCCGGCCGCTGCCGAGGAACCACCGCAACATGGCGAGCCTGCGGTCCCGGCTGCCGAGGCAGGCCATGTTGCGGCCAAGGAAGCTGCGCATCCGGACACGCATCCCGAGCCCGAGCCCGAGCTGCTACCGGCGGCCAATTGGTGGCTGGTCGGCGGCGTTTTGCTGGCGATTAATCTGTTATTCGGGCTGGCCGGCTTTTTTATCTACCGCTATTTGAAAAAATCCGAAGCGGAACAGCATCAACGCTTGTTGGAGAAATTGTCATGA
- a CDS encoding 1,4-alpha-glucan branching protein domain-containing protein, which translates to MNNGYLAIVLHAHLPYVHHPEHDSFFEENWLFEAISECYLPLLAMFERLRYDRVAYRLTLSLSPTLMAMLRDPLLQNRFLRYLRGRVELAEREVERTRRLPQFHALAQHYLQLFQDNLYDYQQRYHCDLLAAFQRHQSSGRLELITTAATHGYLPLLDVNPVSVRNQIGVGIDSFQAQFGFAPRGFWLPECGYYPGLEQTLKAAGIEYFFLESHALLNADRRPPFGVYAPIDCGGVAGFGRDPAASHQVWSAESGYPGDGDYREYYRDIGFDLPLEYIAPYILDGETRINTGIKYYRITGGKQPKQAYQPELAKLKLRRHAEDFIASRRRQIDALAAEMQQAPIVVAPYDAELFGHWWFEGPLWLEQVLRLAAGADSGLQTVGCSDYLQLGLPCQPAVPAASSWGEHGYSEFWLNESNDWIYPLLHKAAAEMEKLAGDLRGLQVSDLQRRALNQAARSLLLAQASDWPFIMKAGTTIDYARKRITDHLARFNYLHDSIRKNRIDERYLTALEIMDDIFPEIDFRQYAA; encoded by the coding sequence ATGAATAACGGCTATCTGGCAATTGTTTTGCACGCGCATTTACCGTACGTGCACCACCCCGAGCACGACAGTTTTTTTGAAGAAAACTGGCTGTTCGAGGCGATCAGCGAGTGTTATCTGCCGCTATTGGCCATGTTCGAGCGGTTGCGTTACGACCGGGTAGCCTACCGGCTGACCCTGTCGTTATCGCCGACGCTGATGGCGATGTTGCGCGATCCGTTGTTGCAAAACCGGTTTTTGCGTTATCTGCGGGGACGGGTGGAACTGGCCGAACGCGAGGTGGAGCGTACCCGGCGCTTGCCGCAGTTTCATGCGCTGGCGCAACATTACCTGCAACTGTTTCAGGACAATCTGTACGATTACCAGCAGCGCTACCACTGCGATCTGCTGGCTGCATTTCAGCGCCACCAAAGCAGCGGCCGGCTGGAATTGATCACTACCGCGGCGACCCACGGCTATCTGCCGTTGTTGGACGTCAATCCCGTCTCGGTCCGCAATCAAATCGGCGTCGGCATCGACAGTTTTCAGGCTCAATTCGGTTTTGCCCCGCGCGGATTTTGGCTGCCGGAGTGCGGCTACTACCCCGGTCTGGAGCAGACCCTGAAGGCCGCCGGTATCGAGTACTTTTTTCTGGAAAGCCATGCGCTGCTCAATGCCGATCGTCGGCCGCCGTTCGGCGTGTATGCGCCGATCGATTGCGGCGGAGTGGCCGGATTCGGCCGCGATCCGGCCGCGTCGCACCAGGTTTGGAGTGCCGAGTCCGGCTATCCTGGCGACGGCGACTACCGCGAATATTACCGGGACATCGGTTTCGATCTGCCATTGGAATACATCGCGCCCTACATCCTGGACGGCGAGACCCGGATCAATACCGGCATCAAATACTATCGGATCACCGGCGGCAAACAGCCCAAACAGGCGTATCAGCCGGAATTGGCCAAGTTGAAACTACGCCGCCACGCCGAAGATTTCATCGCCAGCCGCCGGCGGCAGATCGACGCCTTGGCCGCGGAAATGCAACAAGCGCCTATTGTTGTCGCCCCTTACGATGCCGAATTGTTCGGCCATTGGTGGTTCGAGGGGCCGTTGTGGCTGGAACAGGTATTGCGTTTGGCAGCCGGCGCGGACAGCGGTTTGCAAACCGTCGGTTGCAGCGATTATCTGCAATTGGGCTTGCCGTGCCAGCCGGCGGTACCTGCCGCATCGAGTTGGGGCGAGCACGGCTATTCGGAATTCTGGTTGAACGAAAGCAACGATTGGATTTATCCGTTGTTGCATAAGGCGGCCGCCGAAATGGAAAAGTTGGCGGGCGACTTGCGCGGCTTGCAGGTCAGCGACTTGCAACGCCGGGCGCTGAACCAGGCCGCGCGCTCCTTGTTGCTGGCGCAGGCTTCGGATTGGCCGTTCATCATGAAAGCCGGTACCACCATCGATTACGCGCGGAAACGCATCACCGACCATCTGGCGCGCTTCAATTATCTGCACGACTCGATTCGTAAAAACCGGATCGACGAACGCTATTTGACAGCGCTGGAGATCATGGACGATATTTTTCCGGAGATCGATTTTCGCCAGTATGCCGCCTAG
- the hslO gene encoding Hsp33 family molecular chaperone HslO yields the protein MKQQDCLRRFIFEEHGVRGEWVRLQTSLVEAKQHQRIADDAVDAQMGQALAAVVLLSATIKFKGAMIMQIQGGGDLTALVAQASNDRNIRGLVRSADKVSGANLREMVGAGGRLVLTVESENAEPYQGIVGIEADTLAEVLEVYFKQSEQLNTRLWLFADRNAAAGLLIQELPGEHKDPADWERLEMLAATVTAQEIFTLDCEDLLYRLFHQEKVRIFDPEAVEFKCTCSRQKIAGTLLMLGRSELHAILQERDDIEIDCQFCGAQYRFDQIDVENLLTNPAAETETNPPTRH from the coding sequence ATGAAACAACAGGATTGCTTACGCCGCTTTATCTTCGAAGAGCACGGTGTGCGCGGCGAATGGGTGCGGCTACAGACCAGCTTGGTCGAAGCCAAACAACACCAGCGGATAGCGGACGATGCAGTCGACGCCCAAATGGGACAGGCGCTGGCCGCGGTGGTATTGCTGTCGGCGACGATCAAATTTAAAGGCGCAATGATTATGCAGATTCAGGGCGGCGGCGATTTGACCGCTTTGGTCGCCCAGGCCAGCAACGACCGTAACATTCGGGGACTGGTGCGTAGCGCGGACAAGGTCAGCGGCGCCAACCTGCGCGAAATGGTCGGCGCTGGCGGGCGATTGGTGCTGACCGTCGAATCCGAGAATGCCGAACCTTACCAAGGTATCGTCGGGATCGAGGCCGATACGCTGGCCGAAGTGTTGGAAGTGTATTTCAAACAATCGGAACAACTGAACACCCGATTGTGGTTGTTCGCCGACCGCAACGCCGCGGCCGGATTGTTGATTCAAGAGTTGCCGGGTGAACACAAAGACCCGGCCGACTGGGAGCGCCTGGAAATGTTGGCCGCTACCGTCACCGCCCAGGAAATCTTCACGCTGGATTGCGAAGATTTGCTGTATCGGCTATTCCATCAGGAAAAGGTCAGAATCTTCGATCCGGAAGCGGTGGAATTCAAATGCACTTGTTCCCGGCAAAAAATCGCCGGCACTTTATTGATGTTGGGGCGGTCCGAACTGCATGCGATTTTGCAAGAGCGCGACGACATCGAAATCGACTGCCAGTTCTGCGGTGCGCAATACCGCTTCGATCAAATCGACGTAGAAAATTTGCTGACCAATCCGGCGGCAGAAACCGAGACCAACCCGCCGACCCGGCATTGA
- a CDS encoding phosphoglycerate kinase, translated as MSIKRMVDLDLAGKRVLIRQDLNVPVKDGKVTSDLRIQASVPTVEAALAGGAAVILMSHLGRPTEGEYDEASSLKPVAERFSQLLGQPVRLVKDWLDGVEVKRGEVVLCENVRFNKGEKKNSAELGQKMAALCDIFVMDAFGTAHRAEASTHAVAEHAAVACAGPLLAAELDALGKALETPARPLVAIVGGSKVSTKLTVLESLSTKVDQLIVGGGIANTFIAAAGYGVGKSLYEADLLPEAKKLIAAAKQRGADIPVPVDVVTAKEFSESAAATVKNVADVAEDDLILDIGPETAKQYAEILKTAGTIVWNGPVGVFEIDQFGEGTKSMSMAIADSPAFSIAGGGDTLAAIDKYGIADKVSYTSTGGGAFLEFLEGKELPAVAVLKARS; from the coding sequence ATGTCTATCAAACGAATGGTCGATCTGGATCTGGCGGGCAAACGCGTCCTGATCCGCCAGGATTTAAACGTACCGGTCAAAGACGGCAAAGTCACCAGCGATTTGCGCATTCAGGCCAGCGTTCCGACCGTTGAAGCAGCCTTGGCCGGCGGCGCCGCGGTGATTTTGATGTCTCACCTGGGCCGCCCGACCGAAGGCGAATACGACGAAGCCTCCAGTTTAAAACCCGTTGCCGAGCGTTTTTCCCAATTGCTGGGCCAGCCGGTACGTCTGGTCAAAGACTGGCTGGACGGCGTCGAGGTCAAACGCGGCGAAGTCGTGCTGTGCGAGAACGTGCGTTTCAATAAGGGCGAAAAGAAAAACAGCGCCGAGCTGGGCCAAAAAATGGCTGCGCTGTGCGACATCTTCGTGATGGACGCCTTCGGCACCGCCCACCGCGCCGAAGCCTCGACCCATGCTGTGGCCGAGCACGCTGCAGTCGCCTGCGCCGGTCCGCTGCTGGCCGCGGAATTGGATGCATTGGGCAAGGCCCTGGAAACCCCCGCCCGGCCGTTGGTGGCAATCGTCGGTGGTTCCAAGGTTTCGACTAAATTGACCGTGCTGGAATCATTGTCGACCAAAGTCGATCAGTTGATCGTCGGCGGCGGCATCGCGAATACTTTCATTGCCGCGGCTGGCTATGGCGTCGGCAAGTCCTTGTACGAAGCCGATCTGCTTCCGGAAGCGAAAAAATTGATTGCAGCGGCGAAACAACGCGGTGCGGACATTCCGGTGCCGGTTGACGTGGTTACTGCCAAAGAATTTTCGGAATCCGCAGCCGCCACCGTGAAAAACGTGGCCGACGTAGCTGAAGACGATCTGATTCTGGACATCGGCCCGGAAACCGCAAAGCAATATGCGGAAATCTTGAAAACGGCCGGCACCATCGTTTGGAACGGCCCGGTCGGTGTATTCGAAATCGACCAGTTCGGCGAAGGCACCAAATCCATGTCGATGGCGATCGCCGACAGCCCGGCATTCTCGATTGCCGGCGGCGGCGACACTTTGGCGGCGATCGACAAATACGGTATTGCCGATAAAGTGTCCTACACCTCCACCGGCGGCGGCGCCTTCCTGGAATTCCTGGAAGGTAAGGAACTGCCTGCCGTTGCGGTATTGAAAGCCCGCAGCTAA
- a CDS encoding DUF4912 domain-containing protein, with protein MQLSAEEMRDISLEISRTFAPRRFRAGGRAATSGFSPQELFGISQQISREFAPRADMRAPGAPSLVLLPVDPRRLHAYWQLPEPARQARTDVQPQPPATSETGLTLRIYRQPEAKADLPEQTENRPEWFDLPVSGQSSQQQIALPEPLSSSAGYYQAAIGHLDQYKEFTALAYSNPAAVAETASAATWLAPVIAQFVLPVSAGSPAGSAALAGCDHE; from the coding sequence TTGCAGCTATCTGCCGAGGAGATGCGGGATATCAGCCTGGAGATCAGCCGCACTTTTGCCCCGCGGCGGTTCAGGGCCGGCGGTCGGGCCGCCACCTCCGGGTTTTCGCCGCAAGAGCTGTTTGGCATCAGCCAGCAAATCAGCCGCGAATTCGCGCCGCGGGCCGATATGCGCGCACCGGGGGCGCCCAGCTTGGTGCTGTTGCCGGTGGATCCGCGCCGGCTGCACGCCTATTGGCAATTGCCGGAACCCGCGCGGCAAGCCCGGACCGATGTTCAGCCGCAACCGCCGGCAACGAGCGAAACCGGATTGACCCTACGGATTTACCGGCAACCGGAAGCGAAGGCTGATTTGCCGGAGCAAACCGAAAACCGGCCCGAGTGGTTCGACCTGCCGGTGTCCGGCCAGAGCAGTCAGCAGCAAATCGCGTTACCCGAGCCATTGTCGAGTTCCGCCGGCTATTACCAGGCGGCTATCGGTCATCTGGACCAGTATAAGGAGTTTACCGCCTTGGCCTATTCCAATCCGGCGGCTGTCGCCGAAACCGCGAGTGCGGCGACCTGGCTGGCGCCGGTCATCGCCCAGTTCGTGTTGCCGGTCTCTGCCGGTTCGCCTGCCGGATCGGCGGCATTGGCGGGTTGCGACCATGAATAA
- the glgX gene encoding glycogen debranching protein GlgX: MRESYSLKSGSPYPHGAKVSEGGVNFSISSRHATEVELLLFASNDSPEPFQVIALHKDKHHTFFSWHVFVEGLPTGTWYAWRIDGPSNTRESGLRFDKDKLLLDPWARAVSDKLWQRAAACLPGDNSAHAMRAVVVDDRYDWEGDTPLAIRSEKAIIYELHVGGFTRHPSAKVKHPGSFAGLIEKIPYLSKLGITHVELLPVMAFDEQDVPPHTSDLGLKNYWGYSTHSFFSPHPGYCVTPEQGTHIREFRDLVKALHKAGIGVIMDVVFNHTSEAGADGPVINFKGITGNSFYLTDKHDKRIFHDYTGCGNTVNANHPLVTNFIISCLEYWVREMHVDGFRFDLASALARGEDGSVLQDPPLVWGIELSEQLARTKLIAEAWDASGLYQVGNFPGYRWGEWNGRYRDVIRRFVRGDTGIISEVATRICGSSDLYQHQHRLPISGINFVTCHDGFTLNDLFSYNEKHNAANGENNRDGCNNNLSSNCGTEGPTRDPAILALRRKRVKNTFAILLLSHGVPMLLAGDEILHTQQGNNNCYCQDNELSWLNWEKAKENADILHFVQLMIRLRKRHVSLMRRRFLSGEILEERGMPDIVWHGLEVGQPPRWDDPEARVLAFTLTALAKDESDLHVILNMSDQRLAMELPSIPERTWRLAVDTAQKPGRDIFEPAEQKPVAGNRYWVDSDSVVVFENGQPEPGDGDSLSKRSAQLFSKFTGIKLADTAA; this comes from the coding sequence ATGCGCGAATCATACAGTTTAAAGTCAGGGAGTCCCTATCCGCACGGCGCCAAAGTCAGCGAAGGCGGCGTGAATTTTTCCATCTCCAGCCGGCATGCCACAGAGGTCGAATTGTTGCTGTTCGCCAGCAACGACAGTCCGGAACCGTTTCAAGTCATTGCGCTACACAAAGACAAACACCACACTTTTTTTTCCTGGCACGTATTCGTCGAAGGCTTGCCGACCGGCACTTGGTACGCTTGGCGTATCGACGGCCCGAGCAATACTCGCGAGTCCGGCTTGCGCTTCGACAAGGACAAGCTGTTGCTGGACCCTTGGGCACGGGCGGTTAGCGACAAACTCTGGCAACGTGCCGCCGCCTGCCTGCCCGGCGACAACAGCGCCCATGCGATGCGCGCGGTGGTGGTGGACGACCGCTACGACTGGGAAGGCGATACCCCGCTGGCGATCCGCAGCGAGAAAGCCATCATTTACGAATTGCACGTCGGCGGTTTCACTCGCCATCCGTCCGCCAAAGTCAAGCATCCGGGCAGCTTTGCCGGCCTGATCGAAAAAATCCCTTACTTGTCCAAACTGGGCATCACCCACGTCGAGTTGCTGCCGGTGATGGCCTTTGACGAGCAGGACGTTCCGCCGCACACCTCGGATTTGGGCCTGAAAAACTACTGGGGTTACAGCACCCACAGTTTTTTCAGCCCGCATCCCGGCTACTGCGTAACGCCGGAACAGGGCACGCACATCCGCGAGTTCCGCGACTTGGTCAAGGCTTTACACAAAGCCGGCATCGGCGTGATCATGGACGTTGTGTTCAACCACACCTCGGAAGCCGGCGCCGATGGACCGGTGATCAACTTCAAAGGTATCACCGGTAACAGCTTTTATCTGACCGACAAGCACGACAAACGCATTTTTCACGATTACACCGGCTGCGGCAACACCGTCAACGCCAACCATCCGCTGGTCACCAACTTCATTATCAGCTGCCTGGAGTATTGGGTCAGAGAAATGCACGTGGACGGCTTCCGCTTCGACCTCGCCAGCGCACTGGCCCGCGGCGAAGACGGCAGCGTACTGCAGGACCCGCCGCTGGTCTGGGGCATCGAATTGTCGGAACAATTGGCCAGAACCAAACTGATCGCCGAAGCCTGGGACGCCTCCGGCCTGTACCAGGTCGGCAACTTCCCCGGTTACCGCTGGGGCGAATGGAACGGCCGTTACCGCGACGTGATCCGCCGTTTCGTGCGCGGCGATACCGGCATCATCAGCGAAGTCGCCACCCGCATTTGCGGCAGCAGCGACCTCTACCAGCACCAACACCGGTTGCCGATCAGCGGGATTAATTTCGTCACCTGCCACGACGGCTTTACGCTGAACGACCTGTTCAGTTACAACGAAAAACACAATGCCGCCAACGGCGAAAACAACCGCGACGGCTGCAATAACAATTTGAGCAGCAATTGCGGCACCGAAGGCCCAACCCGCGATCCGGCTATCCTGGCGCTGCGCCGCAAACGCGTGAAAAACACCTTTGCCATTCTGCTGTTGAGCCACGGCGTACCGATGCTGCTGGCCGGCGACGAAATCCTGCACACGCAACAGGGCAACAACAACTGCTATTGCCAGGACAACGAACTCAGCTGGCTGAATTGGGAGAAAGCCAAGGAAAATGCCGACATTCTGCATTTCGTACAGTTGATGATTCGCTTGCGCAAACGCCACGTTTCGCTGATGCGCCGGCGGTTTCTGAGCGGGGAGATTTTGGAAGAACGCGGCATGCCCGATATCGTCTGGCACGGTCTGGAGGTCGGCCAGCCTCCGCGTTGGGACGATCCGGAAGCCCGGGTGCTGGCATTTACGTTAACGGCTTTGGCTAAGGATGAGTCCGACTTGCACGTCATCCTCAACATGTCGGATCAACGGCTGGCGATGGAGTTACCGTCCATTCCGGAACGGACTTGGCGGCTGGCGGTGGATACCGCGCAAAAACCGGGGCGCGACATTTTCGAACCGGCCGAACAAAAACCGGTCGCAGGCAACCGTTACTGGGTAGACAGCGACTCGGTGGTCGTATTCGAAAACGGCCAACCGGAACCGGGCGACGGCGATAGCCTGTCTAAACGCTCCGCCCAACTTTTCAGCAAATTCACCGGTATCAAACTGGCCGATACTGCGGCCTGA
- a CDS encoding endonuclease/exonuclease/phosphatase family protein has translation MDNIQLLYVGNIVSGKAAASSQILQFFMRVANLGYGKTVEVHWAGEDGVRRTVLADYCVTAGDGSEYWRAELRFQRQAKADLPGDIRFSLRLQHEGREYWDNNDGCQGYFCAAGSGGRTTGLVPVLNLSPLQGLGASQRSIPLKLAVDPGLAAEKVTVHWTLDDWHHVHKTSCRLQSGRRSATRSGYAGLHPVQHWSTNLKLDGAFRVQYSICCEGKEQTFWDNNAGQNYRLSRAPLKVMILNLHCYQEDDQDRKFWQIAKAVDELGADLVCLQEVAEHWNDGRGDWASNSANIINRRLKQPFHLYSDWSHLGFDKYREGVAILSRYPFERQEARYVSDSSDAYSIHSRKVVAASIDVPYIGTIDVFSAHLSWWEDGFRDQFQRLSEWADGRRGAEVAATLLCGDFNIAAGSLGYGLVVDGHRYEDQYLAANAPALFQQIFRVDDAHWRDRLADDYRIDYVFMNKDSGLRATSARVVFTEQDYGRVSDHCGYLLEFEPL, from the coding sequence ATGGATAACATCCAGTTACTGTATGTCGGCAACATCGTTAGCGGTAAAGCCGCTGCCAGCAGCCAGATCTTGCAGTTTTTCATGCGGGTGGCCAATCTCGGTTACGGTAAGACCGTCGAAGTGCATTGGGCCGGCGAAGACGGCGTGCGGCGCACGGTGTTGGCTGATTATTGCGTCACTGCCGGCGACGGTAGCGAATACTGGCGCGCCGAGCTGAGGTTTCAGCGCCAGGCCAAGGCCGATTTGCCCGGCGATATCCGTTTCTCCTTACGCTTACAGCATGAGGGCCGCGAATATTGGGACAACAACGACGGCTGTCAGGGTTATTTTTGCGCAGCCGGCAGCGGTGGACGCACGACCGGCTTGGTGCCGGTACTGAATTTGAGCCCGTTGCAGGGACTTGGCGCGTCGCAACGCAGCATTCCGCTTAAATTGGCCGTCGATCCCGGTTTGGCGGCAGAAAAGGTGACGGTCCATTGGACGCTGGACGATTGGCACCACGTCCACAAAACCAGCTGCCGGCTGCAATCCGGCAGGCGCTCCGCCACCCGTAGCGGTTATGCCGGGCTGCATCCGGTACAGCATTGGAGCACCAATCTCAAACTCGACGGCGCGTTCCGGGTGCAGTACAGCATCTGCTGCGAAGGTAAGGAGCAGACCTTCTGGGATAACAATGCCGGACAAAACTACCGGCTGAGCCGGGCGCCGCTTAAAGTGATGATTCTGAATCTGCACTGTTACCAGGAGGACGATCAGGATCGGAAGTTCTGGCAAATCGCGAAAGCGGTGGACGAACTGGGCGCCGACCTGGTGTGTTTGCAGGAAGTGGCGGAACATTGGAACGACGGTCGCGGCGACTGGGCCTCCAATTCCGCCAATATCATCAACCGGCGCTTGAAACAGCCGTTTCATTTGTATAGCGATTGGTCCCATCTGGGGTTCGACAAATACCGGGAGGGCGTGGCGATCCTGAGCCGCTATCCGTTCGAGCGCCAGGAGGCGCGCTACGTTTCCGACAGCAGCGATGCCTATAGCATCCATTCCCGCAAAGTGGTGGCGGCCAGTATCGACGTACCTTACATCGGCACCATCGACGTATTCTCCGCCCATTTGAGCTGGTGGGAAGACGGTTTTCGCGACCAATTTCAACGCTTGTCGGAATGGGCCGACGGCCGGCGCGGCGCCGAGGTGGCGGCCACTTTGTTATGCGGCGATTTCAATATCGCGGCGGGTTCGTTAGGCTATGGCTTGGTCGTCGACGGCCACCGCTACGAAGACCAATATCTGGCGGCCAACGCACCGGCCTTGTTTCAACAGATCTTCCGGGTGGACGATGCCCACTGGCGCGACCGGCTGGCGGACGACTACCGGATCGATTATGTGTTTATGAACAAAGATAGCGGATTGCGGGCGACTTCGGCGCGGGTAGTCTTCACCGAGCAGGATTACGGCCGGGTTTCCGACCATTGCGGCTATCTGCTGGAGTTCGAGCCGCTGTAA